TGGCTGAAGACTAGCACCAGCAGCAACAGCGGCTGCACTAGAAGGTGCTCCTTTGGCCTCCACAAACCGCCAGAGATACCACGAAGCAACTGACCTATAAGGCCTCCATTTCTCACACAATTGATCCATCTGCGAAGGCCTCGGCAACTCCTCCAAACTGTAGAGTAACTGAACCCCTTTCCGAATCCCGAGATCATTAATCGGTAAAACATCGGGTCTATGAAGCGAGAAGATCATAAACATATGAACGGACCAAGAACCGATCCCATTGACCATAGTAAGCATGGTAAAAAGTGACTTATCATCCATATTTACAATTGCGGAGTCTGATAATATCCCTGTCTGGTATTTCCTCGCGAGATCGTGAAGGTAACTCGCTTTTCGTCCTGAGACACCAATTTGCCGTAGCTGTTGAGGGGTTAAGGAAAGAACAGTCTCGGGAACGACACCGTTTTCGCCGCCGCAGAGAGCGATGAAGCGAGTGTAGATGGAAGTTCCAGCTTTGAAAGCGAGCTGTTGGTAGAGAATGCTTCGGGTGAGAGCGAGGAAAGGGGTCTGGAAAGTGTCGAAGGTTGGAGGCGGATGGAGATCGATCAACGAAGCAAGGAGGGGATCGGCGTAACGGAGGTGTCGAACGGCGGTTTCAACCTCGCCTTCACAAGAGAGGGAACGAGCAAAGAATTGGGGAGCCACCACTAGGGCTCGATGCTGACTGAGTTTTGCTTTGGGAGCTCTGGGGACGGTTTTAAGCGGCACCGCTACGGATGTTGATGTTGTGGAAGTCGTCGCTTGTTGGGAGGCATTCGGTTCGGAATTCGAGTCAGGGGAGAGTTTCCGGATTTTTCTAGGGCGAGAAGGGATTTTAGAAGGAGGAGAGGATGTAAGGGGAGAACCATCGGTGAGTTCCGTTGAAGCAGAGACAACGAGGGCGGTAGTAACGGTGGGAGCAGCGGCGGCGAAGGCATCATTCGAGTTTTCAGTTTTAGTTTGAGTTTGGGCTTGCCTTTGGGTTTGGCATTGGGTCGCGTCGGAAGAGTCGTTTGAAGGCTGAGATTGAGCCTGTGGTTGAGGCTGTCCCGAGGCTTGTTCGCCCATGTGGTCGATAAAAATCTGGATTATAATAAAAAGTCGACGGTTGATCACGGTGATGACGGCGTCGTCGGGGTTCACTGGAGGTGGGATTGAAGGAAGACACGAGCGAGTAGAGTGACTGCCTTTTATTGTTTTGGTTCTAATTTACAatctaaattctaaaatctaaagtGTTTTAATTTCGCTTCTTAGAGAGGACGAGTTTCTTTCATCCGCTTAATCGATTATTCCACGCTCGGTTACGGAGCGTGCTTTAGCAGGCCCCCACACAAGGGTCTATCGAACCCTACTTCAAAAACAGCCCACAAGGTTCATTAAAAACGGCTTCCGCCCATTCGGATAATAAGCTATTAAGTGTTGAGTCACAGACCTCCTACAGGTGTGACTGAAAGCTATTGGTCGAATCTTCACAGATTGTACTGATGTGTGATTCGGTGAGATCCATATGCAAAAAAATATATCCTTGATCATGCAAAGAGACGTTCATTTTGAGCAATATGATTTTAAAGAGCAATTCATGGCGATTGATTTTACGAGACAaaattgatacgagtcacaaaagtctaaattcttgaaggcgaggcccaataagcaaatttccagcccaatcaagaaatccatccatacttagttgaaaatcaggccaaattgtcaaagtggcccaagttgtaaagttttatttttatttatttatttatttacttagtttaa
The genomic region above belongs to Gossypium hirsutum isolate 1008001.06 chromosome D05, Gossypium_hirsutum_v2.1, whole genome shotgun sequence and contains:
- the LOC107904953 gene encoding probable DNA-3-methyladenine glycosylase 2, with the protein product MGEQASGQPQPQAQSQPSNDSSDATQCQTQRQAQTQTKTENSNDAFAAAAPTVTTALVVSASTELTDGSPLTSSPPSKIPSRPRKIRKLSPDSNSEPNASQQATTSTTSTSVAVPLKTVPRAPKAKLSQHRALVVAPQFFARSLSCEGEVETAVRHLRYADPLLASLIDLHPPPTFDTFQTPFLALTRSILYQQLAFKAGTSIYTRFIALCGGENGVVPETVLSLTPQQLRQIGVSGRKASYLHDLARKYQTGILSDSAIVNMDDKSLFTMLTMVNGIGSWSVHMFMIFSLHRPDVLPINDLGIRKGVQLLYSLEELPRPSQMDQLCEKWRPYRSVASWYLWRFVEAKGAPSSAAAVAAGASLQPLPQEEHQHQQQPQLLDSINSILDLGACTWGQ